GTGCCGCTCGTATTCGCGGCCACGCTCGTCTGCACGCTGGTGCTCTACCCGGCCTGCCGCACCCGCTCGTTCGCGCGCGCGCTCGGCGTCGCCGCGCTCGTGTTCGCGCCGTTCGCGCTGATCTGGCCGACCGCACTGTTCCTGCGCTCCGAAACGCTGTTCATGACGTGGTTCTGGGATAACAACGTCGGTCGGTTCTTCGGCTTCTCCGTCCCCGAACTCGGCGCCGAAAACGACAAGCCGTTCTTCATCCTGCGGGCGTTCCTGCTCGTCGGCTTCCCGGTCGCGCCGCTCGCGATCGTCGCCCTCGCACGCGGTGCATGGCGCGACTGGCGCACGCCGCGCATCGCGCTGCCCGTGCTGTTCACCGGCATCGGGCTCACGGTGCTGCAGGTGTCCGCGACATCACGCCAGCTCTACATCCTGCCGTTCTTCGCGCCGCTCGCGCTGGTCGCCGCGCAGGCAATCGAACGCCTGCCGCGCCGGCTGCATCTCGCGTGGGATTACTTCAGCCGCGTGCTGTTCGGCACGACCGTCGCGCTCGCGTGGGCAATCTGGGCCGTGATGGCCGATCCGGCCGCGTCGCGCGCGGATCTCGCGCTGCTCGGCCGCTGGCTGCCGCTTGACTGGACGATGCCGATCCAGCCCGCGCTCGTGATCGGCGCGCTCGCGCTGACGGTCGGCTGGCTGACGCTGCTGCCGAAGCTGCGCACGACCGGCCTGTGGCGCGGCGCGCTGTCGTGGGGCGCCGGCGCGCTCGTCGCGTGGGGGCTCATCTACACGCTGCTGCTGCCGTGGCTCGACGTTGCGAAGAGCTACCGCTCCGTATTCGACGACCTGAACGCACATCTCGCGCTCGAATGGAACGACGGCGACTGCATGGCGAGCCTGCACGGGCTCGGCGAATCGGAAGCGCCGATGCTGTACTACTTCTCGGGCATCCAGCACATGCCGATCGACGACGCAAAGTCGACGCGCTGCACGTGGATGATCGTCCAGGGCGTGCGCGCGGTCGATCCGGCGCCCGGCAGCGAATGGAAACTGTTCTGGACGGGCGCCCGCCCGGGCGACGACGCGGAACTGCTGCGCGTGTACGTGCGTACGCCCGAACAGCATCTGCAGTAACGCAGGACGGCGCGGTGCGCCACCATCCCCGGCAAAGGTAATGCGCGCCCGGCCGGCCGGTGCGCAACCTTTGCGCGATACCCGCCATTGAGACACCCGCGTCAAGCCGCGGGCTCGCTCCCGCCCTCTTTACACCACTGCCCCCGGATCTTCAGAACGACGAACCGGGCTCGCGAAGAAACGCGGTCTCCTCGTCGGTCGATGCGCGACCGAGAATCGCGTTCCGGTGCGGAAAGCGGCCGAAGCGCTCGACGACGGCCGCATGCAGCAGCGCGAAACGGTGATAACTCTCGCACCCGGCCTCGTCGCGAATGCCCGCGCACAGGCGCACGGCTTCGCTTTGGCTCTCGACCGATTCGTCGTGCTCGAACGGCAGATACGCGAACGCGCGGTGATGCCCGCTCGGCAACTGCACGTCCCAGCCGGCCGCGACGACACGGCGTGCGAGCGCGAGCGCCTTCGGATCGGCGGCAAACGCGCGCGGCGTGCCGCGATGGATGTTGCGCGAGAACTGGTCCAGCACGACGATCAACGCCAGCGCCCCCGACGGCGAGTCGGCCCAGTGATCGCAGGCGCCGTCGCAGGCTGCGTCGAGCAACGCGCCGTAGCGCGTGCGCAGCACGTCGTCGAACGCCGCGCCGCCGTTGAACCATACCTTGCGTTCCTGCCCGAATTCGGCCGAGCCCGGCTCGCCGAACCAGAAATCCAGAATCTCCCGCGCTTGCGGATCCAGTGCCGCTGCGCCGGCCTTGCCGGTGTCGATCGTCATGCAAACTCCAGTACGAGGCGCCGTGTACGCGCGCTCTTCTTTTCCAGTTTCGCGACCCGCAGCCCGCCGATTTCGGACGTGTTACGCACATGCGTGCCGCCGCACGGCTGCAGGTCGACATTTTCGATACGCAACAGCCGCACGCGGCCGAGGCCCATCGGCGGCTTCACGCTCATCGTGCGCACGAGGTCGGGCCGCTCGGCCATCTCGTCGTCGGTGATCCATTCGGTCGTCACCGGATGCGCGCCGACAACAAGACCCGCGAGACGCCGCTCGACATCGTCGCGGTCGATCGCATCGGAGGTCGCGAAATCGAGCCGCACGTAGTCGGCCGTCACGCTGCAGCCGTCAACCGCATACGGCAGCACCGCGCACATCAGGTGCGCGGCCGTATGCAGGCGCATGTGCCGGTAGCGGCGCAGCCAGTCGATCTGCGCGACCACGTGCGTGCCGGGCGCGAGCGCCGCGACGCTTGCCTCCTGCCCCGGCGCCGGCACGTGCACGGCATCGTCGGGTGTCGCGCCGTCGAATTTTGCCTTGCGTGTATCGGCGATCGTGATCGCACTTCCGTCGGGCAGCGTCAGCGTGCCGGAGTCGCCGGCCTGGCCGCCGCCAAGCGGATAGAACACCGTGCGGTCGAGCCGGATGCCGTCGTCACCGACGGCCTGGACGACCGCGTCGCATTGCGTCAGGTACGCGTCTTCGCGAAACAGCGCTTGTGTCGTCATCGGGCGAGCCTCGTATCGATGGGAGAAACGACCAGTGTCGCGTCACGCCGCACGCGCGCCCAGACGCAGATCGTCCGGCGTGCGGGCAGCGGCGTACCGGTCGATCAACCGGGCCGGTTGCGCATCCAGTCGGCCGTGTCGTAGAACGAATGCATCAGCCGCTCGCGCAGCGGCTCGGGCAGCCCGACATCCTCCATCGCCCACGCCATGCAGCGCAGCCACTGGTCGCGCTCGACCGACGCGATTGGGAACGGCAGGTGCCGTGCACGCAGCCGCGGGTGGCCGAACCGGCTGATGTAGTGGTCGGGGCCGCCGAGCCAGCCGCACAGGAACCAGAACAGCTTGTCGCGCGAACCGTCGAGCGACTGCGGATGCAGCGCGCGAATTTCCGCGAACTCGGGCTCGAGGTCCATCAGGTCGTAGAAGCGGTCCACCATTTCGCGCACGCGGGCTTCGCCGCCCACGAGCTCGAACGCCGTCGGCTGCGACGGCGCTTCGTCATTCACATCGGTCATACGGATAGTCGGAAAACGGGATATTCGGGGCCGCCGGCGACGCTCATGCGTCGCGCAGCGACTGCAGCGCGGGGCGCCGCAACACATTATGCAGGCTCAGCCAGCCGGCCGCACCGGCACACGCGACGCCGGCCGCGATGCCGGCCGGCACGAGCCACGGATCGACGGCGAGCTGGAAATCGAATACGCGCGACGCGAGCACCCAACCGACCGCGATCGCGCCCGCCGATGCCAGCGCGCCCGCCAGCGTACCGACCACGACGAATTCCGCGCGCTGTACCGCATTGACCTGCGCGCGCGACGCGCCGAGCGCGCGCAGCAGCGCGGCCTCGCGCACGCGCTCGTCGCGCGAGCCGGCGAGCGCCGTGTACAGCACGAGCACGCCGGCCGCGAGCGTGAACACGAACAGGAACTGCACCGCGCCGACCACCTGCAGCATCATCCGCTGCAACTGCGCGAGGATCGGCGCGACGTCGATCGCGGTCAGGTTCGGATAGCGCGCGATCAGCGGATCGAGCAGCGCGGCGTTCGAGGCCGGCAAGTGGAAGCTCGTCAGGTAGACGGCCGGGAAATCCTTCAGCACCGGCGGCGGCATCAGCACGAAGAAGTTGACGCGGAACGAGCCCCAGTCGAGCTTGCGCACGCTCGTGACCGGCGCGTCGACCGTCAGCCCCGTCACGTCGAAGCGCAGCGTGTCGCCCGGCTTCACGTTCAGCGTCTTCGCGAGGCCGGCCTCGATCGAGATCTGCGGCGTGGCCGCCGTGCCAAACCAGTCGCCTTCGACGATCCGGTTGTCGGACGGCAATTCGGTCGTATACGACAGGTTGAACTCCCGGTCGACGAGCCGGCGCGCCTCGTCGGACGGATACGCGTCCGGATTCACCGGCTTGCCGTTGATCGCGACGAGGCGGCCGCGCACCATCGGCGCGGGCACCGCGTCGCGCACGCCGTGCGCAGCCAGATAGGCCGCGACATCGTCGCGCTGGTCGGGCTGGATGTCGATCAGGAACTGGTTCGGCGCATCGGGCGGCGTCGACTGCCGCCAGCCCGCGACGAGATCGTTGCGCGTGATCGCGATCAGCAGCAGGCACATCAGGCCGAGCGCGAGCGCGGTGATCTGCAGCGCGCTGGCCGTGCCACGCCGGTGCAGTGACGCGAGCGCGTAACGCCAGCCGACGCCGGCGGCCACGCGCGCGTTGCGTACCGCACGGGCGGCCGCGAACAGCACGAGCCGCGCGATCAACGCGAAGCCGACCAGCGCGCCGGCAAAGCCGCCCGCGACGATCAGGCCGAGCTTCAGGTTGCCGGCCGCGACGATCAGCAGCCCCGCGAACAGCACGACGCCGATCGCATACGCGGCCCACGCGGTGCGCGATGCCTCGCCCCACTCGCGTCGCAGCACGCGCACCGGCGGCACGCGCGTGAGCGGCACGAGCGGCGGCAGCGCGAAGCCAAGCAGCAGCACGAGCGCGGCGCCCATGCCGATCAGCGCCGGCCACAGCGTGGGCGGCGGCAGCGCAACGTCGATCAGGCTGCCGATTGCTGTCAGCAACACCCAGTGGCCGCCGTAGCCGAGCACCGCGCCCGCGGCGCCCGAGACGATGCCGATCCCGGCGAATTCGAGTGCGAACAGCGCGCCGAGCGTGCGGCGGCTCACGCCGAGGCAGCGCATCGTCGCGCAGCCGTCGAGATGGCGCCGCATGTAGCGCTGCGCGGCCATCGCGATCGCGACCGCCGCGAGCAGCGCGGTCAGCAGCGCGACGAGCGTCAGGAAATGGCGCGCGCGATCCAGCGTCTGCCGCACCTGCGGCTGGCCTTCCTGCAACGATTCGAGCCCGACGCCGCGCAGTTTCCCGCCGTCGACACGCTGGTGCGCATACGCTTCGAAACGCGCGACGGCCGGTGCATCTCCGGCGACCAGCAGCCGGTAGGTGACGCGGCTGCCGTAGCCCGTGAGCCCCGTCGCGGCGAGGTCGTCCGCGCGCATCATCAGCCGCGGCGAAAAATTGACGAACGAAAAGCCGCGATCGAGCTCGCGGGAAATCGACGCGGCGACCGTGAACGTGCGCAGGCCGACGCGCACGGTATCGCCCGCCTTCAGGTGCAGCGCGTCGAGCAGCGCCGGATCGGCCCACACGGTACCGGGCGCGGGGATCGCGGCCGCCTTCTGCGCGGCGGTGGCGCCGGCCGGCACGATATCCACCGCGCCGCGCAGCGGATACCCGGGCGACACGGCCTTCACGGCCGCGAGGCGCGACGGTGCGGCATCGGCCGCCTGCCCGCCCGGGGCCGACGCGATCATGCTCGGGAAAATGGCGGTCGTCGCGGTACGCAGGCCAAGCGCCCGGGCCTGCCGGTCGAACGACGGATCGACGGGACGATCGGCGCGCACGACGAAATCGGCGCCGAGCATCTGGCGTGCATCGCGTTCGAGCCCCTGGCGTAGCCGGTCGGCGAGAAAACCGACGCTCGTCA
The DNA window shown above is from Burkholderia cepacia and carries:
- a CDS encoding ArnT family glycosyltransferase, which gives rise to MPGTAAPSRRRTSVPAPAQHTRSTADANTAATLDAAGTPVVATTTATRTAVDRTALLGWRAWLFVVVLVCAYVLPGVLGHDPWKQDETYTFGIIQHMLETGDFVVPTNAGLPFMEKPPLYAWVATSLAWLLQRVMPLHDAARLASALFAALAFGFIARAARVASRADSWFDLRVIGPVVLSAGTLVVIKHVHDMMTDVALFAGTAMGFCGLLELVMQHVARAQQMRHGLPVRPSGRWAAPIFGAGVGIALMTKGLFVPLVFAATLVCTLVLYPACRTRSFARALGVAALVFAPFALIWPTALFLRSETLFMTWFWDNNVGRFFGFSVPELGAENDKPFFILRAFLLVGFPVAPLAIVALARGAWRDWRTPRIALPVLFTGIGLTVLQVSATSRQLYILPFFAPLALVAAQAIERLPRRLHLAWDYFSRVLFGTTVALAWAIWAVMADPAASRADLALLGRWLPLDWTMPIQPALVIGALALTVGWLTLLPKLRTTGLWRGALSWGAGALVAWGLIYTLLLPWLDVAKSYRSVFDDLNAHLALEWNDGDCMASLHGLGESEAPMLYYFSGIQHMPIDDAKSTRCTWMIVQGVRAVDPAPGSEWKLFWTGARPGDDAELLRVYVRTPEQHLQ
- a CDS encoding DUF924 family protein, which gives rise to MTIDTGKAGAAALDPQAREILDFWFGEPGSAEFGQERKVWFNGGAAFDDVLRTRYGALLDAACDGACDHWADSPSGALALIVVLDQFSRNIHRGTPRAFAADPKALALARRVVAAGWDVQLPSGHHRAFAYLPFEHDESVESQSEAVRLCAGIRDEAGCESYHRFALLHAAVVERFGRFPHRNAILGRASTDEETAFLREPGSSF
- a CDS encoding alanyl-tRNA editing protein, translating into MTTQALFREDAYLTQCDAVVQAVGDDGIRLDRTVFYPLGGGQAGDSGTLTLPDGSAITIADTRKAKFDGATPDDAVHVPAPGQEASVAALAPGTHVVAQIDWLRRYRHMRLHTAAHLMCAVLPYAVDGCSVTADYVRLDFATSDAIDRDDVERRLAGLVVGAHPVTTEWITDDEMAERPDLVRTMSVKPPMGLGRVRLLRIENVDLQPCGGTHVRNTSEIGGLRVAKLEKKSARTRRLVLEFA
- a CDS encoding group II truncated hemoglobin; the protein is MTDVNDEAPSQPTAFELVGGEARVREMVDRFYDLMDLEPEFAEIRALHPQSLDGSRDKLFWFLCGWLGGPDHYISRFGHPRLRARHLPFPIASVERDQWLRCMAWAMEDVGLPEPLRERLMHSFYDTADWMRNRPG
- a CDS encoding ABC transporter permease; this encodes MTARDWRAGELTLLVLALVLAVAALTSVGFLADRLRQGLERDARQMLGADFVVRADRPVDPSFDRQARALGLRTATTAIFPSMIASAPGGQAADAAPSRLAAVKAVSPGYPLRGAVDIVPAGATAAQKAAAIPAPGTVWADPALLDALHLKAGDTVRVGLRTFTVAASISRELDRGFSFVNFSPRLMMRADDLAATGLTGYGSRVTYRLLVAGDAPAVARFEAYAHQRVDGGKLRGVGLESLQEGQPQVRQTLDRARHFLTLVALLTALLAAVAIAMAAQRYMRRHLDGCATMRCLGVSRRTLGALFALEFAGIGIVSGAAGAVLGYGGHWVLLTAIGSLIDVALPPPTLWPALIGMGAALVLLLGFALPPLVPLTRVPPVRVLRREWGEASRTAWAAYAIGVVLFAGLLIVAAGNLKLGLIVAGGFAGALVGFALIARLVLFAAARAVRNARVAAGVGWRYALASLHRRGTASALQITALALGLMCLLLIAITRNDLVAGWRQSTPPDAPNQFLIDIQPDQRDDVAAYLAAHGVRDAVPAPMVRGRLVAINGKPVNPDAYPSDEARRLVDREFNLSYTTELPSDNRIVEGDWFGTAATPQISIEAGLAKTLNVKPGDTLRFDVTGLTVDAPVTSVRKLDWGSFRVNFFVLMPPPVLKDFPAVYLTSFHLPASNAALLDPLIARYPNLTAIDVAPILAQLQRMMLQVVGAVQFLFVFTLAAGVLVLYTALAGSRDERVREAALLRALGASRAQVNAVQRAEFVVVGTLAGALASAGAIAVGWVLASRVFDFQLAVDPWLVPAGIAAGVACAGAAGWLSLHNVLRRPALQSLRDA